A single region of the Vicia villosa cultivar HV-30 ecotype Madison, WI linkage group LG4, Vvil1.0, whole genome shotgun sequence genome encodes:
- the LOC131596623 gene encoding inositol-pentakisphosphate 2-kinase-like → MKLTLTEQDAAHWVYRGEGAANIVVSYTGSSPSYIGKVMRIRKSPRKASALPGVKNTIALSPHERLIWKEVHELISSSDKEIAGQLYVDHVMKPLLGSKYVDAGTHILVTKEFLMTIEKNVDSQRPASRVDVSQVDKQCDFALLMSDHSIFPQGSQGSSNSISVEIKPKCGFLPLSTFISEGTAIKKKITRFEMHQALKLQRGEISQRSVYNPLDLFSESKERVHKAIKNLFTTPQNNFRVFLNGSLTLGGLGGGAESTDACMAKVLEDELHSVIQAGDGQCTENLFTLVTEAVHKSGVLNQLLEIQKLDRFDVEGAIHAYYNITFQQCKVCKELSKEQAKLYSSLHSASLDESLRIVKDYLIAATAKDCSLMVCFRPRNENDSGSSYNTVYLESTKQAFDYKVHFIDLDLKRLNKVEDYYELDKNIVSCYKQMNKIDDGRNDDAKLQGPEVANLQGSEVTNLQGPKVANLQGPEVAY, encoded by the exons ATGAAGTTGACTTTAACCGAACAAGATGCGGCTCATTGGGTTTACAGAGGTGAAGGTGCTGCTAATATTGTTGTCTCATACACtggttcttctccttcttat ATTGGGAAAGTGATGCGCATTCGCAAGTCTCCAAGGAAGGCATCAGCCTTACCGGGAGTGAAGAATACCATAGCTCTCTCTCCACATGAACGCCTCATCTGGAAAGAAGTACATGAACTTATTTCTTCTTCAGATAAGGAAATTGCTGGCCAACTATATGTTGATCATGTCATGAAGCCTTTGCTTGGATCCAAATATGTTGATGCTGGG ACTCACATTCTAGTGACCAAAGAATTCCTAATGACTATTGAGAAGAATGTTGATAGTCAGCGTCCTGCTTCGCGAGTTGATGTTTCCCAGGTTGATAAGCAATGTGATTTTGCTCTTCTCATGTCAGATCATTCGATCTTCCCTCAAG GTAGTCAAGGATCTAGTAACAGTATATCAGTTGAAATAAAG CCTAAATGCGGATTTCTTCCTCTTTCAACATTCATATCTGAAGGAACTGCTATCAAAAAGAAGATAACTCGATTTGAAATGCATCAAGCTCTGAAATTGCAACGCGGAGAG ATTTCACAACGGAGTGTGTACAACCCACTTGATTTGTTCTCTGAATCAAAGGAAAGAGTTCATAAAGCTATCAAAAATCTCTTTACTACCCCTCAAAACAATTTCCGTGTATTTTTAAATGGTTCTCTCACACTCGGAGGACTAGGAGGTGGTGCTGAAAGTACAGATGCATGTATGGCCAAAGTACTTGAAGATGAACTTCACTCGGTCATTCAAGCTGGCGATGGCCAATGTACAGAGAATTTATTTACTCTTGTTACTGAAGCTGTGCATAAATCAGGAGTCCTTAATCAGCTCCTGGAGATTCAGAAGCTTGATCGTTTTGATGTAGAAGGAGCTATCCATGCATATTATAACATTACTTTTCAACAGTGCAAGGTGTGTAAAGAATTGAGTAAAGAACAGGCAAAACTATATTCCTCTTTGCATTCAGCGTCATTGGACGAAAGCTTGAGAATCGTAAAGGACTACCTGATAGCAGCTACTGCAAAAGACTGCAGTTTGATGGTATGTTTTAGACCAAGGAACGAGAATGATTCTGGATCTTCCTACAATACTGTATATCTTGAGTCAACTAAACAAGCCTTTGATTATAAG GTGCATTTTATCGACCTTGATTTAAAGCGTTTGAATAAAGTGGAAGACTACTATGAGTTAGATAAGAATATAGTGAGCTGCTACAAACAGATGAACAAAATAGATgatggaagaaacgacgatgcaaaGTTGCAGGGACCTGAAGTTGCAAACTTGCAGGGATCTGAAGTTACAAACTTGCAGGGACCTAAAGTTGCAAATTTGCAGGGacctgaagttgcatactga